In a single window of the Elaeis guineensis isolate ETL-2024a chromosome 8, EG11, whole genome shotgun sequence genome:
- the LOC105050199 gene encoding plant intracellular Ras-group-related LRR protein 4 — MGPLQSIDGVVEEIMRIHRSLPPRPGIDEVDAAMALVRNVDKEEQARIDTISKQKKGFEIPEELFFVLQEMQKNLVYFQGKEQKREALKLLDLENTHVLFDDLIQRASKCLPSSSNGLAPSISANPAKATAASSKTSFDTNTTASAVVHSEKRVGRSFEGLSRDDSCLKKAKSTMYAEGFGGGDPRVLQRLLQNPTTRPEATFGEDSEKLSLIKLASLIEVSAKKGTRDLNLQNKLMDQIDWLPDSIGKLSGLVTLDLSENRIVVLPATVGALSSLKRLDLHSNRIAELPNSIGDLYSLLYLDLRGNQLMSLPSTIGKLVQLEELDLSSNQLSSLPDAIGNLVRLKKLIIETNDIEELPHTIGHCVSLVELRADYNRLKGLPEAVGRLESLEILSVRYNNIKSLPTTMASLSKLKELDVSFNELESVPESLCLATTLVKLNIGNNFADLQSLPRSIGNLEMLEELDISNNQIRVLPDSFGMLSQLRVLHAEENPLELPPRHIAEMGAQAVVQYMAEHVAKKDVKLRPVKSKKSWTQFCFLSRPNRRKHDGLEYVS; from the exons ATGGGTCCTTTGCAGTCCATTGATGGTGTGGTGGAGGAGATCATGAGGATCCACCGATCTCTGCCGCCGCGGCCGGGCATTGACGAGGTCGACGCGGCGATGGCCTTGGTCCGCAACGTGGACAAGGAGGAGCAGGCCCGCATCGATACCATATCTAAGCAGAAGAAGGGATTCGAGATCCCCGAGGAGCTCTTCTTTGTGCTCCAGGAGATGCAGAAGAATCTGGTCTACTTTCAGGGCAAAGAGCAGAAGAGGGAGGCTCTGAAGCTGCTTGATCTGGAGAACACCCACGTGTTGTTCGACGACTTGATTCAGAGGGCCTCCAAGTGCCTTCCTTCCAGCTCAAATGGGTTGGCGCCGTCGATTTCCGCGAACCCAGCCAAAGCTACTGCAGCCAGCTCCAAGACTAGCTTCGATACTAATACCACTGCTTCAGCTGTAGTTCACTCGGAGAAAAGGGTCGGAAGGAGCTTCGAGGGTCTTAGTAGAGATGACAGTTGCTTGAAGAAAGCAAAGTCCACAATGTATGCTGAGGGATTTGGCGGTGGTGATCCTCGCGTATTGCAACGGTTGTTGCAGAATCCTACAACTAGGCCTGAGGCTACTTTTG GAGAAGATAGTGAGAAACTGAGTCTTATTAAACTAGCTAGCTTGATAGAGGTCTCTGCAAAGAAAGGCACCCGAGATCTAAACCTTCAGAACAAGCTTATGGATCAAATTGACTGGTTACCTGATTCGATTGGGAAGCTTTCTGGTCTGGTCACTCTTGATCTTTCAGAAAATCGAATTGTTGTTTTGCCAGCTACTGTTGGTGCTCTTTCTTCTTTAAAAAGATTGGACCTTCACTCAAATCGGATAGCTGAGCTTCCTAACTCTATTGGAGATCTTTATAGCCTGTTATATCTGGATCTGAGGGGAAACCAGTTAATGTCATTACCCTCTACAATTGGGAAATTGGTGCAACTTGAGGAACTTGACCTGAGCTCGAACCAGCTATCCTCGCTTCCAGATGCAATTGGAAATCTTGTACGCTTGAAGAAGTTAATCATTGAAACAAATGATATTGAAGAACTCCCACATACTATTGGTCATTGTGTCTCTCTTGTTGAACTCCGAGCAGATTATAATCGGCTGAAAGGCCTTCCAGAAGCTGTTGGAAGGCTGGAATCTCTGGAGATTCTCTCTGTCCGGTACAACAATATCAAATCACTTCCAACCACCATGGCATCTCTGTCAAAATTGAAGGAGCTTGATGTCAGCTTCAATGAGCTTGAATCAGTTCCTGAGAGCTTATGCCTTGCAACTACACTTGTCAAGCTGAACATAGGAAATAATTTTGCTGATTTACAATCTCTTCCACGCTCTATTGGCAATCTTGAGATGCTAGAAGAGTTGGATATCAGCAATAATCAGATTAGGGTCCTTCCAGACTCTTTTGGGATGTTGTCACAACTCCGCGTGCTTCATGCAGAAGAGAACCCTTTGGAGTTGCCACCAAGGCATATTGCTGAAATGGGTGCACAG GCTGTTGTGCAATACATGGCTGAACATGTTGCAAAGAAAGATGTGAAGTTGCGTCCAGTAAAGAGTAAGAAGAGTTGGACTCAGTTTTGCTTTCTCTCAAGGCCTAACAGAAGAAAGCATGATGGCTTGGAGTATGTTAGCTGA